In a single window of the Metopolophium dirhodum isolate CAU chromosome 2, ASM1992520v1, whole genome shotgun sequence genome:
- the LOC132938506 gene encoding large ribosomal subunit protein eL14, protein MPFKRFVETGRVVYVVDGPYKGKIVSIVDCIDQKTVLVDGPETGVPRSKMRISQIHLTKFKINFPYNGSTRTVRQAWKKADLNKLWVQTRWAEKAANREKRASLGDFERFKLKRARKIRNKIRTNVYQALFNNTYCPKKKTAVAKVAKA, encoded by the exons cctTTCAAGAGGTTTGTGGAAACTGGCCGAGTGGTCTATGTTGTTGATGGTCCTTACAAAGGCAAAATTGTTTCAATAGTCGACTGCATCGATCAAAAAact gttttggTAGATGGACCAGAAACTGGAGTACCCAGGTCAAAGATGCGTATTAGCCAAATCCACTTGACCAAGTTTAAGATTAATTTCCCTTACAATGGATCAACCAGGACTGTTCGCCAAGCATGGAAAAAAGCCGATTTAAACAAATTGTGGGTTCAAACTAGGTGGGCAGAAAAAGCCGCCAACAGGGAgaag CGTGCTTCTTTGGGTGATTTTGAAAGATTCAAGCTTAAGAGAGCAAGAAAAATCAGAAACAAGATCAGGACTAATGTCTACCAAGCACTGTTTAACAACACTTATTGTCCAAAAAAAAAGACAGCAGTTGCTAAAGTTGCTAAGGcgtaa